Genomic window (Hydrogenimonas cancrithermarum):
GAAGAAGCGATATTCTATCCCCCTCTTTCAATTCGATATCGAGCGTGTTGACCATCGTGTCGTTGACGGCGACGGCGGACTGCTCGAGCCATTTCGCGATCTCGGGGTCCCTCTTCAGGACTTCGGCCACATCGGCGAGTGTTTTGGCGTCTATTTCGATCGGGGCTTTGCCGATTGGCCCCAAAAATTCCACTTTGACCATCATTTTCCCTCAATTTTTTGGAACGATTATAGCACAGTGGGTATAATGGCACTATGATTTTTGGAAAAATAGAATATCTCAACCTGCTGCCCTTTCATCTCTTTTTGAAACGCGCTTTACGCCACGGTATAGAGAAGAAAGCGTGGCAGAAACGCGGTTCGGTCCCCTCCCGGATCAACCGTGCATTCGAAGCAAGACGGGTCGATGCGGCCGTCATCTCCAGCATCAAAAGCAGAGGAAGAGAATGCACCGATTTCGGTATCGTCGCTGACGGCGAGGTGATGAGCGTTCTCGTTCTGCCGGGAAAAAGCCGCCGAGACACGGATTCGGACACATCCAACGCGCTGGCGAGCCTTCTGGGGATCGAGGGAGAGGTGATGATAGGGGACAAGGCACTGCGATATCGGCTCGCCAATCCGGGCGAAGGTATCGACCTCGCCGAAGCATGGAAAGAGCGGACTGGCCTCCCTTTTGTTTTCGCGAGGTTGTGCGCCCATTCCAGACATATCCGGCGTCTCAGACGGCTGACGCAACGCTTTTTCACCTCTCCTCCAAAAATTCCCTACCGAATCCTGAGGAGAGAGGCGAAGGCCCGCGGATTGAACGCTGCGGAACTTCGGAATTATCTGAATAAAATCTACTACCGGCTTGGCTGGCGGGAAAAAAGGGCGCTCAAACGCTTTTTACGAAACGAACGAAGAGGCAGAAGAAAAAGATGAAAATGAAATATACGCTTCTTTTTATACTTTTGATAGGAGGTGCGCTTCATCTATCGGCGGACGAACCGATTCAACCCATCCCTAAAACCATTCCCTACGATCACAAAAAAGCGGAACTCGGCAGGCTGCTTTTCATGGATCCGATGCTCTCTTCCGACGGTACGGTTAGCTGCCACAGCTGCCACGATTTCGACCATGGCGGAGCGGACCCGAGACCCGTTTCGATCGGCGTACACGGGAAGCCCGGCAATGTCAACGCCCCGACGGTCTTCAACAGCTACTTCAACTTCCGCCAGTTCTGGAACGGCCGCGCCAAAGACCTGAAAGACCAGGCCAACGGACCGCTCCACAATCCCGTCGAGATGGATATGATTCCCAAAGAGATCGAAACCTACATATCGAAAAACGGATACTACAACAGACTCTTCCGCGAAGTTTTTCACTCCGAACCCTCCTACCCGAAAGCGCTCGAAGCGATCGCGGAGTTCGAAAAGGCGCTCATCACGCCCAATTGCCGTTTTGACCGATACATGAGAGGAGAAATTGAACTCTCCGCTATGGAGAAAAAAGGGTACAGGCTCTTCAAAACCCTCGGATGCATCACCTGCCACAACGGAATCAACGTCGGAGGCAACAGCTACCAGAAATTCGGTCTCATCTTCCCTTACGTCTGGAGAGCGGAAAATCCCGACAGATATGCCATCACCCACGATCCGAAAGACAAGAATGTCTACAAAGTCCCGACGCTCAGAAACATCGCGCTCACAGCCCCCTACTTTCACGACGGGAGCGCGAAGAGTCTCGAAGAGTCTCTTCGTAAAATGGGCCACCACAATCTCGGTTTCGAACTGGAAGAGGAGGAGATCACGGCTCTGAAAGCTTTCTTGAACGCTCTCACCGGCGAAAAACCCGCCATTTTGCGAGAGGGCGGGCGAAAGCGATGAACCGGCTCTTCGCGAAAGTTGGCATCGCCCTGACGGCCGCGCTGCTCGGCATCGGCATCATCCTCTATCAGCAAAATTCTCTCAAAGAGAGTTTCGGTCGGATCGAATCGACCAACCAGACCTTCCAGAAACTCCATACCGACATCGTGACGCTCCAGCATACGGTTCTTCAGGCCAACTATTTTCTCTATTTCAACACCGACAGGATTCTTCAGGAGAGCAAAACCATCACAAACGAACTCCAATCGCTCGAAAAAAAGATCCGTGACAACGCCGACTACTATCCCTATACCCTTCACCATTTGCGAAAGACCCAAGCGCTTTTCGCAAAGCGGGTCGAAACGATCCACGATTTTCTGACCCTGAACGCCTCCTTGAAAAACAGTTTCGTCTATCTGCCGACACTGGCACGCAAAGCCTATACGCTCTTCGATATCACGAAACCGCTGGACCGGGAAATCATCCTGCTCCTTTCGAAAATCAACACCAGCCTTTTTCTCGCGAAAAACGCGCTCGACGAATCGTTCGTCGAAGAGCTGCACACGTACGAAAAGGAGCTGGCCGGCTATCTGAGACGTATCGGCGAGAAACGGAAAGCGCGTCTGCTGGAAGCCTCATACAGGCATCTCAATGTCTTCGTCTCCTATTTTCCGAGGTTTCATAAAGAGTTGAACGAAATTCTCGACAAATCGATGGTGCACAGCCTCGAGAAGACCTTCCGTCTCTTTTCGAAAGAGAGCAAAAAGGAGCTGGACCACATCAATACGATTGGAAACGTTTTCCTGCTCATCTATCTCGGCACCATTCTGGTCGTGATCTATTTCATTATCCATTCCGAAAAAGAGAATATCCGGTTGAAGAAGATGCGCGATTGGCTGGAAAAGTCGCTCGTGACCGATCCGCTTACGGGCCTTTTGAACAGAGAGGCGTACCATCACCGTAAGAACCTTCTATCGAAACCCGCACTGATTTTGCTCAATATCGACCGCTTCAAACATATCAACGAGTTTTACGGCGCCGCCATCGGCGATGCCGTCTTGCAAGAGTGCACCAAACGACTCAAAACCCTCCTTCAGACATCACAGAAAGCGTCTCTCTACCGTCTGGGAGGAGACGATTTCGGCGTTTTGTTCGAGTATGAAAACCAGGATGAGATCGAAGCGCTGATCGGAGAGATATTCGACAGCTGCGACAACACCTCCTTCGAGATAAACGGACTCGTTATCGATATCTCCATGTCCGCAGGCGCCAGCACGGCAAAAGAGCGCCTCCTGGAAACGGCGGACATGGCCCTCAAGGCGGCCAAATCATCCAGGCGTAGCCGCTATCTGATCTTCAATCCCTCCATGGACGTCTCCGAAACGATCGCCCGCAACATCCATGCCATTCAACAGCTCAAAACCGCCATCGCGAATGATGAAATTTTCCCCTATTTCCAGCCGATCGTCGATCTCGAAAGCGGAAAAACGGTCAAATACGAAGCCCTTGCACGCATGCGAACCGCGAGCAAAGAGGTTCTCACACCCTACCACTTTCTCGAAGCGGCGAAACAGGCGAAACTGAGCGGGACCATCACCGCAACCATTCTGCGCCAGACACTCGAAACGGCGCGCCAAAGCGGCGCGCACTTCAGCGTCAATATCTCGTCGGGAGATATCGCGAGCAGCTACGATAAAAAGATCATCTGTGGTCTTTTGCATGAATACGAAGAGATTGCGGACCGGATCACTTTTGAGATACTCGAAAGCGAAGAGATCGAGGATTACGAACTGGTGGCCGATTTTCTCAACCGGGTCAGACATCACGGCTGCAAGATCGCCATCGACGATTTCGGAAGCGGCTACTCCAATTTCGAAAAACTGCTGCAGCTCGATATCGATTTTCTGAAAATCGACGGTTCACTCATCAAAAATATCGACCACGACACCCACGCCGAACTCATCGTCCGAACCATCGTCGAATTCGCCAAAGGCGCGGGCATCGAAACGGTCGCGGAGTTCGTCCACTCCGAAGCGGTATTGAGAAAGGTGAAAAGCCTGGGCATCGGGTTTGGACAGGGCTTTTTTCTCGGCAAGCCACTCCCTTTTTCGGATTGTCCGGAGTGCCAAATAAAAGATTCATGATTTTCAGCTAAAATCACCTATACGCGATAGAATCTGGATGTTTCA
Coding sequences:
- a CDS encoding MoaD/ThiS family protein, with the protein product MVKVEFLGPIGKAPIEIDAKTLADVAEVLKRDPEIAKWLEQSAVAVNDTMVNTLDIELKEGDRISLLPPVCGG
- a CDS encoding MqnA/MqnD/SBP family protein; translated protein: MIFGKIEYLNLLPFHLFLKRALRHGIEKKAWQKRGSVPSRINRAFEARRVDAAVISSIKSRGRECTDFGIVADGEVMSVLVLPGKSRRDTDSDTSNALASLLGIEGEVMIGDKALRYRLANPGEGIDLAEAWKERTGLPFVFARLCAHSRHIRRLRRLTQRFFTSPPKIPYRILRREAKARGLNAAELRNYLNKIYYRLGWREKRALKRFLRNERRGRRKR
- a CDS encoding cytochrome-c peroxidase, with the protein product MKYTLLFILLIGGALHLSADEPIQPIPKTIPYDHKKAELGRLLFMDPMLSSDGTVSCHSCHDFDHGGADPRPVSIGVHGKPGNVNAPTVFNSYFNFRQFWNGRAKDLKDQANGPLHNPVEMDMIPKEIETYISKNGYYNRLFREVFHSEPSYPKALEAIAEFEKALITPNCRFDRYMRGEIELSAMEKKGYRLFKTLGCITCHNGINVGGNSYQKFGLIFPYVWRAENPDRYAITHDPKDKNVYKVPTLRNIALTAPYFHDGSAKSLEESLRKMGHHNLGFELEEEEITALKAFLNALTGEKPAILREGGRKR
- a CDS encoding putative bifunctional diguanylate cyclase/phosphodiesterase, which codes for MNRLFAKVGIALTAALLGIGIILYQQNSLKESFGRIESTNQTFQKLHTDIVTLQHTVLQANYFLYFNTDRILQESKTITNELQSLEKKIRDNADYYPYTLHHLRKTQALFAKRVETIHDFLTLNASLKNSFVYLPTLARKAYTLFDITKPLDREIILLLSKINTSLFLAKNALDESFVEELHTYEKELAGYLRRIGEKRKARLLEASYRHLNVFVSYFPRFHKELNEILDKSMVHSLEKTFRLFSKESKKELDHINTIGNVFLLIYLGTILVVIYFIIHSEKENIRLKKMRDWLEKSLVTDPLTGLLNREAYHHRKNLLSKPALILLNIDRFKHINEFYGAAIGDAVLQECTKRLKTLLQTSQKASLYRLGGDDFGVLFEYENQDEIEALIGEIFDSCDNTSFEINGLVIDISMSAGASTAKERLLETADMALKAAKSSRRSRYLIFNPSMDVSETIARNIHAIQQLKTAIANDEIFPYFQPIVDLESGKTVKYEALARMRTASKEVLTPYHFLEAAKQAKLSGTITATILRQTLETARQSGAHFSVNISSGDIASSYDKKIICGLLHEYEEIADRITFEILESEEIEDYELVADFLNRVRHHGCKIAIDDFGSGYSNFEKLLQLDIDFLKIDGSLIKNIDHDTHAELIVRTIVEFAKGAGIETVAEFVHSEAVLRKVKSLGIGFGQGFFLGKPLPFSDCPECQIKDS